The Bacillus sp. Marseille-Q1617 genome has a segment encoding these proteins:
- a CDS encoding TlpA disulfide reductase family protein — translation MKLREQMPELNGATEWLNGEVTKQDLIGEKPTLIHFWSVSCHLCKEAMPQVNEFRDNYSDKLNVMAVHMPRSEDDLNLEDIKKVAAEHDITQPIFVDSEHKLTDAFENQYVPAYYVFDKDGSLRHFQAGGSGMKMLEKRVNRVLGEMEKSE, via the coding sequence ATGAAACTTCGTGAACAAATGCCTGAACTCAACGGTGCGACTGAGTGGTTAAACGGTGAAGTAACGAAACAAGATCTTATCGGGGAAAAACCGACACTTATACATTTCTGGTCTGTCAGCTGCCACCTTTGCAAGGAAGCCATGCCTCAAGTCAATGAGTTCCGTGACAATTACAGTGACAAGCTGAATGTAATGGCTGTTCATATGCCGCGCTCTGAAGACGATTTAAATTTGGAAGACATCAAAAAGGTTGCAGCTGAACACGACATTACCCAGCCCATTTTTGTTGATAGTGAGCATAAACTGACAGATGCCTTCGAAAATCAATATGTACCTGCCTATTATGTGTTCGATAAAGATGGCAGCCTCCGTCATTTCCAGGCAGGCGGAAGCGGTATGAAGATGCTTGAAAAGCGTGTCAACAGAGTACTGGGCGAGATGGAAAAAAGCGAATAA